The window ttattattaataattaaacaataataatttattgttttgtgcctataaaaatacatgaacaaaaaatcatgtctaccacaacaaaatatcaaaaattttctatgatcacaaTCTTGACCTTCCGGGTTTCCGaatgatttttggaacgtccccctacaaaagaaagcacctatgtGTGCGTTACTCacacactgaaatataataaaactggaaggtgaactcctatgcttagccaatgcacggagtgtcgccagagatagcaatatattggttggctttccctctcactcacgcatgcgcacattaaatcttgtacagtcaacgtcaaGACAAACAAGTACTACACGgtataaaagttacattatatttcagtagtctcaaccaattatagttgacgtgactgtaccgacaaggacaacaggccaaccattgagtttctctctcggcgacacaaagttcggcttccagttttattatatttcagtgtaCTCACACttgaaaacaattaaaaacatacGTGCTTTTTCAGCTTTTGCGCAAATGCGCGGTCATGATGCgccaacaaaaaattgacgaaagaACGCACCTAGTGGCCACAAGCCTTTAAATGCgtttgtaaattttagttactaaagtttcttcCAATGACCGCACGACTCcagcgcttccttgcatacgctcggtgtgaaaagCGAAAGAACCGAAAGAACACCCTCTTATAGGTGCATTAAATACATGACTGTCAACGCTTTGTAAatcataacaataaataaaatttttgttttttgttttccgaAATTTATAATCTTGTAAAATTTGCCTGAACACCATGGTAaaaggtaaatatattttcaaagaattatttttgtgattgttcatttattactggatggaaatttttttttatggtactATGATTAACGGTGTGAGTGTTATTTACTGGAGTGAATTGATAACGTGATGTTTGATAATTCCTAACGCACGATTATTGTGATAATTAGAAAGATATAATGATCACGTTTTGATTGTTTTGTACGGATGTCTGTCATATTTGAAATGCTAAGgcaaaaatttgattattgtttCCTTACAGGTCGACAAACACGTACACCAGCACAAAGCTTGGTACACACAAGATCGAATGCGATCGgtcataataataacttgTTTTCCTCAccattgaagaaaaaaagaaaattagaaaatgaaaatactatTGACAAAGTTAGAGGAATCGGTCCTGTGACAAAAGCAGGACATACTATCAAATCACCAGTTTGTATAACGTCATACTTTAGTTCGTCGAAGGTAAATTATCAACTGTAATGCTCGAAATTAGTGGTTTTTATCCAGTCTTTTGACTCATTGCACAATTTCTGTTGTTGTAGATAAATGGTTTCTCAGAgaatgtcattaaaaaaacagaTCCCATAAAATCCTGTATAACttccaatgaaaaattattggacATTGGAAagaatattgtaaataattacaatgatGGATCACCGATCAGAGATCGATTTGAAACAGATGGTTTGTTAATAATCTTTATATTAAAGTTCTTTTTTAggctgaaaataaaattttaatggtatttttatttaacagaaaCTCCAGTTGCTGTACTATGTCGCGATCCGCCAACACCTCATCGTATCAACATGCCCGATAGTCAGTTCATTCCAAGAAATTCAGCcgaaaaaactgaaaaaaagaCTTTGGAAGTAACACAGTTTACTGGGCAGCCACTGGCTGGTAAAACTAGACGTGGTCGACCAAAGTTAAAATTTCCTACTTTACCAAATCAACCAACAAATGAAAAAGCAAATAGTAATGCTTGTAATCATAAACTAACAGAATATTTTCCAGTTAGACGAAGTGAACGAAAGTGTAAAAAAACTGTTCTCGAGGAAAAACAAagagaaattgaaaataaagttttGTGTCAAGCCGAGGACGGTCTAGAGGTAAGAACTAAAAacttataataattgaatagaATTTTACTGTCTTTActtgaatatttcaatttttttgtgatcagataaaaaaatttgttgaaaaaggcCGGGGAATAGTGACAACTCGTAAATTTCCCAAAGGTGAATACGTTGTAGAATACATCGGAGAACTTATCGAACAAGTTACtgcaaaaaaaagagaaatcgAGTACGCTAAAGATCAAAACGCTGGTTGTTACATGTACTATTTTCAACATCGTAACCAACAGTATTGGTAATTATCAGCTTTTTAGTTCTTTTAACCTAGTAACATGTTTCAATCTTTTtctattcaacttttttttgttagtgtGGATGCAACAGCAGAGTCTGATAAACTTGGTAGACTCGTCAATCATTCACGTAATGGGAATTTATTAGCACGCGTTATAGACATTGGGTCAACGCCACATCTTGTGCTCACCGCTAAAGAAGACATACCAGTTGGAGTCGAAATTACATATGACTATGGTGATCGTAGCCGCGAATCAATCAGAAATCATCCTTGGCTTGCATTATAACCTTTGATTGTTTTGcatagattaattttttataatatgaaatttacTTATTAATTTCTTCGTTGCGACtgcataatttttcatttcatccTTTATCTGGTGGTATCAATTTCAATGTTGactctgaaaatttaaatatattttttaacacgcGTAAAAACTAACTATGGAGTTGTAaatcatattgttttttttacgcgtattcgttttaaaaatatctataaaaaaaataataaaattcgtaCTTTTAAATCTCCGAGCTAAACATGAGTCTGTCAGTTTATGTACACTTCCAAGTATTTTGagcagtatttttttataacaaaaaataagacTATGTTTTGTTTAagtaaaaaacttgaaacttaaaaaatatttgattcaacaatcatattttttaatcacacGAATGAACTTTAGATCCTGAATGAatagttattaatttgaatagcCTAATAGCTACGACAATGTATTTATTGTCTCAAATAGAAACTTTTTATTGAGCTATGATCGTTATCCATATATTATGTTGAGCATTCTGTCACTTATTCATCTACAAAAAgctttaattcaattattatcgagatattattaatagttgcatatcataattatttatttagagcgtcctatattttaaaaaaaaaaaaaaaacattgcaagcgcattttatattattcaaacttTTCGGATATATTTTTGCACTGTTGATGAAAtccatgaaaaatttttttcgttttttgaaattaaattgatactACCACTAGTGGgcatatatatttagaaagattgatgaattattatatttttactaatcACTGCCAAGGAATGAATTTGGAAAagttttatttacttatacaaatcaaattataattgatgaaaatatttcttatctaaattttttaattgaaagttTCATTTCTTTAAAGGTTAATTATAATGTACATGATGAATGGTTGTctaaatatattcaaacttttagaatatgaaaaatttgacGTAGCACGCAAGACTTAAATAATATGGAAAcgaaaacattttaaaaaattgctgaAATTAATCAGAATCTCGTGCTATACATACACAATTTACAACGAATACTTTTAGTACACAATTTTCTGCTCTAAActtcgagaaaaaaatatgctttaCAAGACTTTTTCTTGTGTACAAATTGTATTTCATGCGTTTAGTTctatatattcaacaaaataaattattataaaatctccgattcttgtattatttatcaaaatatttattattattattattatttttcaattattaatatctatCTATTTGTGTTTAgcttagaaataaaatataaataaatatagataattgaataaaatttgcattttaCAAAGCAAATAAGTTACCAAGACTTTAGATACATATATAAAGTATCGAACAATTTAtcttaattgaatataatacaaaCAAATACTATCGTGacttcaatgattttttttgaagcGTAACAATGAATCGAGTTGACttttcatatttcaaaaacatttttatcatcagttTTACTCTTTTATATCGGAATTTTCtgagattaataaattatttttgaaattaatacaattattacaaCAGTTATGATTTCTTAAACAAaagaagtgaaataaaaaacaaaatttttcagCTTTTGTACCCAAAaacgttatttttttcttataatatatatatatatatatatatacacattaatatatatatatatatacattactTCATTAGTGTAAGATAGATAATAGAATTACTTTATTTGCTGGCTactgaaaaaaacaaatcgaggcgttttttaataaaaggaTATAAGGTATACTAGAAACACCTCAATTATatttcacgttttttttttaactaaagtTTCTTAAACATACATATCTTAATTATACTGATattgaaagaaataatattaggTATTTTggtacaaaaattaaaaaatgttttttatcgTGACTactgttttttctttcaaacgTATAAACGTGAAAACCCacatatatgttttttctatagaaactACGAAAAAGGTTGagataaacataaaatactcgtagatattattattttataacaatgaattcgagttattttgtttttaaagaatgaactacacagtaaaaaaaaaaattctatttttgataacaaaacttgaaaatagaattttcgttctagaaaatttttagtttcaaaagaaaaaaaaaagttcttgttATGAATGGAAAACTTTttgttaaaagacaaaaaaattcttgaaacatgacagatttagatttgaaataaaactaaattagttttgaaaaaagatagtcaagttccccaaggtgcactctaagtgttccgtaggattttttattttttttcttgctgtttacaaaaatattgtaaaaaaacagtttgtgacactacatatcgttgaataaaaaaaaaaaaataaacgaccgaaaaatttgaaaaaaatatcgtagagtctacagatgaagcgtcgtcgattaaaacattgccggaattgatcggtcaatatttggaattgggccatgtccaaaaatgggcatattaaatctaatacggccccaaaattgaaaataaatatgacgatTGCTTTCGgccagaaaaaataaagaaaatgagcatctcacaagccaattcgattcGAGACTCCACGTTTTAtctcgaaataacaaaaagtcacagaaaagcgaaaacataagtgtcctacggaacactaaaaaagaaaaattattcttgcaatgataataaaacttcttgaaataaatgctAAAAAGGTCTTGAATTTAGACGCAtacttcttaaaaaaaatctcactTCTAGAACAACAGTTCTAAATTTTAGAGCAAGAGTTCTCGGAAATAATCAAGTTGTGTCTTGAATTGAGAACAAAACGATTTCTTTCAAGTCAAAATTAGATTTAATTCAAGAAGTAAATTACtactgatttaaataaaaaaaaaattatttgtttaccaTAACTTAtgttaattaatgtttttttctccTAAACTAATAACCTATGAGGGGATTCGAACCCTCGACCGACGCATACCACGACATCTTAAACCTAACGACTTTTCCACCGAGCCACGAGCGCATGTACGTGACGGGACGAAAATTTCTGTTTTCATAAAGCATGACATTTGAGAAAAAAGATTAAGTCATATtcgaattgaaaaattaacgttcaataataaatacttacgaaaaaatagaaaaaaaaatttaatagaatacTAATCATACtcggtatttattttttatattattatcatattaatattaaagtaatacaaacatagaaaaaagaatattttattatgtcttATAAGTTGTCTTATGATATacttatgtaaaaaaaataataagcaaaACACGAGGGGGAAGTCACTTGTGTAATCTGGTGTACATCGAGAGAAGAATCTTCAATAATCTCTTGTAATCTTACAGAAATGATTACGAAAAAATCGTGTCATCGATGTAATCTAAGGTACTCTTGTAAtcttttataatcatcaataatcttcaaaaattttatgtaatcaCCAGTAATCTTACGTCGTATATCTGTAATCTGCGAAAATTTCTTGTAATCTTGACATGATTACAGAAATTCTCCGTAATCTTCCCTCCTCGTCTTCAAATCGCGCATGCGCGTGCATACATGCACACGTATAgtatgctaattttttttttttattagtttttcattatttttttgtttcttctttgaattttaagtgtaatcataaaaaattacaggGAATCTTTgtgattaccaaaaaaaaaaaagtaatcttgTGTAATCATTAGAAATATTGCATGATTACAGGTAATCTGTAAACTGGTGTAAATCTTCAATAATCTCGTGTAATCTTTTTgaaatctttgaattttaagcgtaatcataaaaaattactgggATTCTTCgtgattacaaaaaaagtaatcttgTGTAATCATTGGAAAGATTACATGATTACTGGTAATCTGTAATCTGGTGTACACTAAATTTTGGAGTGACTTCCCCCTCGgcaaaacatttttcttttgacttGTTCACAAAATTAACCTTAATTTGaatatgacttttttttttttttttcaaatgtcatGCTTTATGAGAACAGAAATTTTCGTCCCGTCACGTACATGCGCTCGTGGCTCGGTGGGAAAGTCGTTAGGTTTAGTATATCGTGGTTTGCGTCGGTTGAGAGTTCGAATCCCATCATAGGTTattagtttaggaaaaaaaacattgttcaCAATGTACAGTTGCACTGTACttctgttaattaacaaaagtaatgttaaataaataatttctttcttttatttaaatcagtagtaatttactttttgaattaaatctAATTTTGACTTGATAgaaatctttttgttctcaATTCAAGACACAACTTGATTATTTCCAAGAACTcttgttctaaaatttagaaCTGTTGTTCTTGAAGtaagaacaaaaagattttttttaagaagtaTGCGTCTCAATTCAAGACCTTTTTGAGCATTTATTCCAAGaagtttttttgtcattacaagaataatttgtctttttttaaaactaatttagtTTCATTTCAAATCTAAGTCTATCatgtttcaagaatttttttgtctttatgaACAAGAAGTTTACCATTCATAAcaagaactttttttcttctttcaaaactaaaaatttcctAGAACAAAAGTTCTATCTGgtagaacttttttttcagtttataAACGTTtcgaaaatgataaataaattaattgaatgaaagataataataattattattataacaatagcCTGTGACATCGATGATTCGTCTGATTGTGACTGAgcactcaaaaaaaaaaaaactagatttATCGTTTATAAACTattctattaaatattaacaagaaaaaataataacgaaaaCTAATAACCTACATCatacattttcttttatttatcgCCGTTCGAGCGTTCACAACTTACCTCAATGAATTTcggtttaaatattattatcgaatatcatttttgtattttattatttattaatttatgttttttaattaattattttgcttttttaatctctgaaaattaaaactgacgaataaattttttctaaaaaaaagaaacgaaaAACTCGTATCACTGGTTTATAAGGTTTGATGAGTAAACAGAATTCTTAGTTCTGTTCGAGTTGAGGCAACCAGCCTGTAGTTCATATTTGTATGGAGTCGAAACTCAATGCATAGGAGTTTTCGATCAATCACTGTATAGATAGAAAGCACAatagaattaataaaagaaaaaagttaaatgACGTTACAATTTGATACGTTAATTTTACCTGTCACTACTTTCACTTGTACCCTCTTCACTGCAGTCAAAATCCAATTCTCCTTGAATTGCACTCTGAAGATCATCAATTCTCTGCAAAGCGAGTCTTAGGTCGTCCCGGGCAATTTTTTCTGCAGTTTCAGAAGCGTCAAGTGACTTTTCAAGGTCTCGACGGATTCTCGTCACTTCTTGTTCTTTAGCACTTAATGCACTGACTTCATCTTTAGCCTCTCTCAATGAACGTTGTAGTCGTTTTAGTGCATCCTGAGCTGTCTGCTCCTTGGTTTTTAGAACAGCCGTTTCGGTCTGTAGTTTGTCAATGGTTTCCTTCAATCTTTGAATTTGTATTTGCTGTCGGTCTCTGGTTGTCATTTCAAGATCTAACTTACTCTCAAGCTCTTTAACACGGAATTCGAGCCGACGAGTTGCCAAGCTGTTTGCGGTTGGATCACCTAGCTGCTCAACAGATTCGAGTCTCTGACTTAGCTCTGACAGTTGTTCCTTCAGTGATGCTTTTTCAGTTTCAAGTGTTGCAATTTGTACCTGCGCTTCTTGAAGCTGTGCTTGTTCACCCGAAACTTGTTGAACAACtgatctatatttttttaaaacttcagCGAGTTCTTCTTCATTCTCTTCAAGCTGCGATATTACTTCTGTCCTTTCGCGATTGGCTATGTTGGCGCGTTCTTCAGCATCAGATCGCGATCTTGTTGACTCTTCAAGAGTTGCCTGCGTTTCACTAAGTTCCTGTTCAAGAGCCTGTTTGGCTTTAATAGCAACAGCACGGGCACACTCAGAATCCTCaagttgatttttcaattgtctTAATACCGCTCTTCCGGACGAATCGCCTTTAGTACGTTCAAGCATTGTTTGCGCATCCCGCAAGAGTGCTCGAGTACGTTTAAGGTCTCTTTTTAATCGTTGGGTAGTCTCAGCTTCAGTAGCCCGATCTGTTCTATTTTGTTCTTCAAACGCAGCCATTCTGCGCTCATGTTCGTGCTTATCACGCAATAATATTGTTCTTTCTTCGTGCTCATTTTCAAGTTGTGATTCCAGTGCTTTTACTTTTTTGTGTGCATTGCCACGAACATCTTCGAGTTCCTCGTCACGCTGCTGCATTTCTTTACGTATTTCTTTACGCTGCTGCTCAATACTCATTTCTAAACGCAATTTAGCCTGCTCTAAAAGTTGCACTTGACCAGCTAAATCGTCTAGTTCTTCTTCTTGATCTTTGCATTTCTTTTCCAATTCatgttttgctttttttaattgtgcaACTTCTTCTTCAGTCTTTCCACCAAATGTAAGCTCTTCTAATTCGTGACTGAGTGTATTTAAACGTTCTTGTTGTAATTCAATTTCCAGTTTTGCATCACTCAAGTTTTGTTCAATCGTAAATTTCTCAGCAGTTACAATATCTTTCTCACGGGTAAGTCGTTCTCTCTGAGTCTTCTCTTGTCTCAGGTCATCTAGAAGATTCTGAGTTTCTGAATCAAACCTAAAATTAATTGACGTAATAAGCGAGATTTTAAAATGCGCATAAGACAAATTATGGAAAATCTCAATTTAAGGTCAGTGAGAACTGGTATTTATAGTCTATATATGGATGTGGCTATTGTTAGAATTGAGATTAAGATTAAGAATCAGTAGAAGGAACTTActttcgttgttttttttccagtAGATTATTTCTCGCTGTTTGTTCCTCAAGTAATAGCCGTAAATCGTGCATCTCACCGTTGAGTTTTTGAACACGGCGTTTCCACTGATCATTAACTTGTCTTTGTTCTTCAACTTCTTCATAGGCATCAgccaactgaaaaaaaaattgaaaaaaaaatagaattagaaaataatgtcacgtttttttaaaaaatcgtacGCTTTTTCAAGATTGTTTATTATCGACGCTGGATctagcaaaattaaaatagaagaattatacaaatttaattttcataaaaattattattagttaaacaAAATGACTGGGGTGCGTGAACCTGGCGTGCATAAGTCCTCGAAAAATTATCTAGGATACTCATTAGAAGCGTCttgatttgtactaatttgtaccaccattgatttaatttgtacctcaaaattAAAGGGTCCAGAAAGGGTTAAATATCGactttttttctagatgacttagaggggtaaaaaaaattgctacagacgctagtaacttgtttttttattattatttttgaggtacaaattctagTTTTATCGGTAAAAATTAGCCTTTGTTctgctctttaaaataaaaaaaaaattattgaaaaatattgatttttaaaggcgctatgcaattattagttaaataCGAGGGGGAAGTCACTCCAAAATTTAGTGTACACCAGATTACATATTACCGGTAATCATGTAATCTTTCCAATGATTACAcaagattactttttttgtaatcacAAAGAATcccagtaattttttatgattacacttaaaattcaaagatttcAAAAAGATTACACGAGATTATTGAAGATTATTGAAGATTACACCAGATTACAGATTACCTGTAATCATGCATACGAGGGGGAAGTCACTCCAAAATTTAGTGTACACCAGATTACAGATTACCGGTAATCATGTAATCTTTCCAATGATTAAAcaagattactttttttttggtaatcacAAAGATTCCCTGTAATCTTTTATGATTAcacttaaaatttaaagaaaaaaaagaaaaaataatgaataacgaataaagaaaaaaaaattagtatactATACATGTGCATGTATACACACGCATGTGCGATCTGAAAACAGAGAAGAGAAGATTGCAAGAAATTTTCGCAGAATACAGATATACGACGTAAGATTACTGGcgattacataaaattttcaaagattATCGATGATTATAATAGATTACAAGAGTACTTGAGATTACAATGATTACACAATTTTTCTGTAATCATTTCTGTAAGATTACAAgagattattgaaaattcttcTCTCGATGTACACCAGATTACACAAGTGACTTCCCCCTCGGGCATAAGAATACATTGTAAATCATATCTACCGAGTCTCTTGATATGATTGAGtaatatctaaaatttttacctttttttctaattgtttctTCAGTCCAACCAGTTGCTCCAGGTCATCTTCATGCTGTTGAACTAATTTTCTTTTAGTAAATTCAAGTTCACGTATAGCATGTCCATATCTTTGTTCATAAACACCAGCACCTTCACCATCCTCACCATCTGATGCAATACTGTTCAAATTTGCAGCTCTTGCATATAAAACTTCCATTTCAAGTCTTTCGGTGTTTTGCTGAAGATTTTTATTAGCTTCAGTCACATCCTGGAGTTCACGTTCAAGTCGAATACGTTCAGAAGTCTCAGCATCGATTCTTTCAGTTGCCAGGGTTGAGGTCGAATGTTCATCTGCATAGTCTGCACACATAACGCTCAACTAgaattaataaaagtaaagaaaacataaaaataaactaataatgaTAGTAGAGCCTTTTTAGTTCTTAAATTTACTTCTACCTCATTATCTTTAAactttaataacattttatctTCTGacaaaatagataatttttgaTCTGGTATATTTTTAGTGACACTACTTGCTCGACTAAAATACTGGTATCCTTTGATCATGATATTTGTCGCACTTTTGCTTTTACGAAGCGAACGATATTTGCCATAGGGTATTGTCATATTATCGATATTAATGCCATCATCTTTATGACCGAGTCTTTTCCATTCTTCAATAACGTGATCAGTACGTTGaagaaattttgaaatttttgatgttaataaaGATGATTCTGTCTCGGAATCAAGATGCGATAGAGTCGGTGTAAATGATTGTCGAATTTGTTGCTCAGGgtgcgttaaaaaaaaattccgagTT is drawn from Aphidius gifuensis isolate YNYX2018 linkage group LG3, ASM1490517v1, whole genome shotgun sequence and contains these coding sequences:
- the LOC122851993 gene encoding N-lysine methyltransferase KMT5A, giving the protein MVKGRQTRTPAQSLVHTRSNAIGHNNNLFSSPLKKKRKLENENTIDKVRGIGPVTKAGHTIKSPVCITSYFSSSKINGFSENVIKKTDPIKSCITSNEKLLDIGKNIVNNYNDGSPIRDRFETDETPVAVLCRDPPTPHRINMPDSQFIPRNSAEKTEKKTLEVTQFTGQPLAGKTRRGRPKLKFPTLPNQPTNEKANSNACNHKLTEYFPVRRSERKCKKTVLEEKQREIENKVLCQAEDGLEIKKFVEKGRGIVTTRKFPKGEYVVEYIGELIEQVTAKKREIEYAKDQNAGCYMYYFQHRNQQYCVDATAESDKLGRLVNHSRNGNLLARVIDIGSTPHLVLTAKEDIPVGVEITYDYGDRSRESIRNHPWLAL